Proteins from a single region of Pseudodesulfovibrio portus:
- a CDS encoding Na/Pi cotransporter family protein — protein sequence MIFSLIAGLVGGLGLFLLGMRLMTKGLRLAAGNALRNLLGKWTKTPLRGLISGFTITALVQSSSAITVAVIGFVNAGLMSMPQSVGVIFGSNIGTTVTGWIVAAVGVNVKVKALALPLIGVGALLRLTGGQTRRTPVGDALTGFGIFFLGIEILQSTFQDLGTVVDLAAYNIGGIPGILLFVVVGAVLTLLMQSSSAAMALILTATMSGILTLESAAAAAIGTNIGTTSTALLSVLGATHNAIKVAAAHIIFNLVTGLVALVAIRPLLLIVAWLTGFIDGNDTATAIAVFHTLFNILGVIIFLPFTDRLVEFLDQHIGREAAMLGRPRYIDDNVLKTPSLAMDALFMELGRLGEMARLMCQKGLNADFRHKNFYQDKAAFESLSADIRSFCVKIQRLDLPEQAATMLPTALRVNQYFRRTVDIMSEMYKQFDRPVMGLPEHTQRHVDAFKQEIRDILNVAHTPCSVEFATLHKQMGQLDDTYHALKDELLKTGATGELSLNDMVANLEFHSRMRAMCEKAVKGTTFWSLLRDIELTCAAADADNEYSWKREA from the coding sequence ATGATTTTCTCTCTTATCGCTGGCCTTGTGGGGGGCCTCGGACTTTTCCTGCTGGGCATGCGTCTGATGACCAAGGGGCTCAGGCTCGCGGCCGGAAACGCCCTTCGCAATCTGCTCGGCAAGTGGACAAAAACACCGCTGAGGGGACTCATTTCGGGGTTCACCATCACCGCCCTGGTCCAGTCGTCCAGCGCCATCACCGTGGCCGTCATCGGGTTCGTCAACGCCGGGCTCATGTCCATGCCCCAGTCCGTTGGCGTCATCTTCGGCTCCAACATCGGCACCACCGTGACCGGCTGGATCGTGGCCGCCGTAGGCGTCAACGTGAAGGTCAAGGCCCTGGCCCTGCCGCTCATCGGCGTGGGCGCGCTGCTGCGGCTGACCGGCGGCCAGACCCGGCGCACCCCGGTGGGCGACGCCCTGACCGGGTTCGGCATCTTCTTCCTCGGCATCGAGATTCTCCAGTCCACCTTCCAGGACCTCGGCACGGTCGTGGACCTGGCCGCCTACAACATCGGCGGCATCCCCGGTATTCTGCTCTTCGTGGTCGTCGGCGCAGTCCTGACCCTGCTCATGCAGAGCTCCAGCGCGGCCATGGCCCTGATCCTGACAGCGACCATGTCCGGCATCCTGACCCTGGAAAGCGCGGCCGCAGCGGCCATCGGCACCAACATCGGCACCACGTCCACGGCCCTTCTGTCCGTGCTCGGGGCCACGCACAACGCCATCAAGGTGGCTGCGGCCCATATCATCTTCAACCTGGTCACCGGACTGGTGGCCCTGGTCGCCATCCGCCCGCTCCTGCTCATCGTGGCCTGGCTGACCGGATTCATCGACGGCAACGACACCGCAACGGCCATTGCCGTATTCCACACCCTGTTCAATATTCTCGGGGTCATCATATTCCTGCCCTTCACCGACAGGCTGGTCGAATTCCTTGACCAGCACATCGGGCGCGAAGCAGCCATGCTCGGCAGGCCCCGCTACATCGACGACAACGTGCTCAAAACTCCCTCACTGGCCATGGACGCCCTGTTCATGGAGCTGGGCCGTTTGGGCGAGATGGCGCGCCTCATGTGCCAGAAGGGACTGAACGCGGACTTCCGCCACAAGAATTTCTACCAGGACAAGGCGGCCTTCGAATCACTCTCCGCCGACATCCGCAGCTTCTGCGTCAAGATCCAGCGGCTCGACCTGCCCGAGCAGGCCGCGACAATGCTTCCCACGGCACTGCGCGTGAATCAGTATTTCAGGCGGACCGTGGATATAATGTCCGAAATGTACAAGCAGTTCGACAGGCCGGTCATGGGCCTGCCGGAACACACGCAACGACACGTTGATGCCTTCAAGCAGGAAATCCGTGACATCCTCAACGTGGCCCACACCCCCTGCTCGGTCGAGTTCGCCACCCTGCATAAACAGATGGGCCAACTGGACGACACCTACCACGCCCTCAAGGACGAACTGCTCAAGACGGGTGCCACCGGCGAACTCTCCCTGAATGACATGGTCGCCAACCTCGAATTCCACTCCCGCATGCGCGCCATGTGCGAAAAGGCCGTCAAAGGCACCACATTCTGGTCGCTTTTGCGCGACATCGAACTGACCTGCGCCGCTGCCGACGCGGACAACGAATACTCGTGGAAACGGGAAGCCTAA
- the nifJ gene encoding pyruvate:ferredoxin (flavodoxin) oxidoreductase: protein MPKKTMKTMDGNTAAAHVAYAMSETAAIYPITPSTPMGEIADEWAAQGRKNIFGQTVQIRQMQSEAGAAGAVHGSLAGGALTSTFTASQGLLLMIPNMYKISGELLPGVFHVSARAVAAHALSIFGDHQDVMATRQTGFSMLFSNSVQEVMDLSLVAHVAAIESSIPFMSIFDGFRTSHEIQKIAVIDYEDMKPLVNEKKLAEFRAKAMNPEHPNIRGTAQNPDIYFQGRETTNAYYDAIPGIVADAMKQVGKITGRRYKLFDYVGHPKADRVIIAMGSACEAIEETVNYLNSTGKKVGLIKVRLFRPFSVKHMLQVMPKTVKKIAVLDRTKEPGSLGDPLYLDICAAYAGKKNAPVIVGGRYGLGSKDFTPSQAKSVYESLARPRHGFTVGITDDVTHTSLFDCDCVDTTPEGTVQCKFWGLGSDGTVGANKQAIKIIGDNTKMYAQGYFAYDSKKSGGITISHLRFGKKPIQSTYLIKDADYIACHNPSYVNQYDLLEGIKDGGTFVLNCAWSADEMDERLPASMRRTIAEKSLKFYTVDAVKIAGEVGLGGRINMVMQTAFFKLADVIPFKKAVALLKGGIEAAYGKKGPKIVEMNNAAVDKAADAIVEIPVPAAWKKLKDEKAKAVKEPEYVTKVMRPVLAQKGDSLPVSVFSHDGTMPAATAKYEKRGVAILVPEWIKDNCIQCNQCAFVCPHSALRPVLATDAEMKKAPKSFETLPAAGKDGKGLNFRLQVNTLDCQGCGNCADICPAKEKALVMKPLASQTDPQVRNFDYSEKVTFKDVMERGSLKGSQFRQSLMEFSGACAGCGETPYVKVITQLFGERMIVANATGCSSIWGASAPTTPYCVNADGEGPAWGNSLFEDAAEFGFGIEMAVDQRRVHLVNLIKEATKAETGALKTKLNKWVKVKDDPEESKKAGEALKKALKGTRKTLLREIASMSDLFTKPSIWVFGGDGWAYDIGYGGLDHVIASGKDINILVMDTEVYSNTGGQSSKATPLGSIAKFAAAGKTTGKKDLGRMAMTYGYVYVASVAMGANKNQFLKAIKEAEAYPGPSIVIAYAPCINQGIKKGMGKTQFEQKLAVDSGYWPLYRFNPELADAGQNPFVLESKAPDGTLQEFLSGENRYAMLERFYPEFSKEYRAKIEQDFNKRYENLKHMAEGGCEEKK, encoded by the coding sequence ATGCCCAAGAAAACGATGAAGACAATGGACGGCAATACCGCTGCCGCGCACGTGGCCTACGCCATGAGCGAGACAGCCGCCATCTATCCCATCACCCCTTCCACGCCCATGGGCGAAATCGCCGATGAATGGGCTGCACAGGGACGTAAAAACATTTTCGGCCAGACCGTACAGATCCGCCAGATGCAATCCGAAGCCGGCGCAGCGGGCGCAGTACACGGTTCCCTGGCCGGCGGCGCACTGACCTCCACGTTCACCGCCTCCCAGGGTCTGTTGCTCATGATCCCGAACATGTACAAGATTTCCGGTGAACTTCTGCCCGGCGTGTTCCACGTATCCGCCCGCGCCGTCGCCGCACACGCCCTGTCCATCTTCGGCGACCACCAGGACGTCATGGCCACCCGCCAGACCGGTTTTTCCATGCTCTTTTCCAACTCCGTACAGGAAGTCATGGACCTCTCCCTGGTCGCCCACGTCGCGGCCATCGAGTCCTCGATCCCCTTCATGTCCATCTTCGACGGTTTCCGCACCTCCCACGAAATCCAGAAGATCGCGGTCATCGACTATGAGGACATGAAACCGCTGGTGAACGAGAAGAAGCTGGCCGAATTCCGGGCCAAGGCCATGAACCCCGAACACCCGAACATTCGCGGAACGGCCCAGAACCCGGACATCTACTTCCAGGGCCGCGAGACCACCAACGCCTATTATGACGCCATCCCGGGCATCGTGGCCGACGCCATGAAGCAGGTCGGCAAGATCACCGGACGACGCTACAAGCTGTTCGACTACGTGGGCCACCCCAAGGCGGACCGCGTTATCATCGCCATGGGCTCCGCCTGTGAGGCCATCGAGGAGACGGTCAACTACCTCAACTCCACCGGCAAGAAGGTCGGCCTGATCAAGGTCCGCCTGTTCCGTCCGTTCTCGGTCAAGCACATGCTCCAGGTCATGCCCAAGACCGTCAAGAAGATCGCGGTGCTGGACCGCACCAAGGAACCCGGTTCCCTGGGCGATCCCCTCTACCTCGACATCTGCGCCGCCTATGCGGGCAAGAAGAACGCCCCGGTCATCGTGGGCGGCCGCTACGGGTTGGGCTCCAAGGACTTCACCCCGTCCCAGGCCAAGTCCGTCTACGAATCCCTGGCCCGTCCGCGTCACGGCTTCACCGTCGGCATCACCGACGACGTGACCCACACCTCCCTGTTCGACTGCGACTGCGTGGACACCACCCCCGAGGGCACGGTCCAGTGCAAGTTCTGGGGACTGGGCTCCGACGGCACGGTGGGCGCGAACAAGCAGGCCATCAAGATCATCGGCGACAACACCAAGATGTACGCGCAGGGCTACTTCGCCTACGACTCCAAGAAGTCCGGCGGCATCACCATCTCGCACCTGCGCTTCGGCAAGAAGCCCATCCAGTCCACGTACCTCATCAAGGACGCCGACTACATCGCCTGCCACAACCCGAGCTACGTCAACCAGTACGACCTGCTGGAAGGCATCAAGGACGGCGGCACCTTCGTGCTCAACTGTGCCTGGTCCGCCGACGAGATGGACGAAAGGCTGCCCGCCTCCATGCGGCGCACCATCGCCGAGAAAAGCCTGAAATTCTACACCGTGGACGCGGTGAAGATCGCGGGCGAAGTCGGCCTGGGCGGACGCATCAACATGGTCATGCAGACCGCGTTCTTCAAGCTGGCCGACGTCATCCCCTTCAAGAAGGCCGTTGCCCTGCTCAAGGGCGGCATCGAAGCCGCCTACGGCAAGAAGGGACCGAAGATCGTCGAGATGAACAACGCTGCCGTTGACAAGGCCGCCGACGCCATCGTGGAAATCCCGGTCCCGGCCGCCTGGAAGAAGCTCAAGGACGAAAAGGCCAAGGCCGTCAAGGAACCGGAATACGTGACCAAAGTCATGCGCCCGGTGCTGGCCCAAAAGGGCGACTCCCTGCCGGTATCCGTGTTCTCCCATGACGGCACCATGCCCGCAGCCACGGCCAAGTACGAGAAACGCGGCGTTGCCATCCTGGTCCCGGAATGGATCAAGGACAACTGCATCCAGTGCAACCAGTGCGCGTTCGTCTGTCCGCACTCCGCCCTGCGCCCGGTGCTGGCCACCGACGCGGAGATGAAGAAGGCGCCCAAGTCCTTCGAGACCCTCCCGGCCGCCGGCAAGGACGGCAAGGGGTTGAACTTCCGCCTCCAGGTCAACACCCTGGACTGCCAGGGCTGCGGCAACTGCGCCGACATCTGTCCGGCCAAGGAAAAGGCGCTGGTCATGAAGCCGCTGGCCTCCCAGACCGACCCGCAGGTACGCAACTTCGACTACTCCGAGAAGGTCACCTTCAAGGACGTCATGGAACGCGGCTCCCTCAAGGGCTCCCAGTTCCGCCAGTCACTCATGGAATTCTCCGGCGCCTGCGCCGGTTGCGGCGAGACCCCGTACGTCAAGGTCATCACCCAGCTCTTCGGTGAACGCATGATCGTGGCCAACGCCACGGGCTGCTCCTCCATCTGGGGCGCGTCCGCGCCGACCACGCCTTACTGCGTCAACGCCGACGGCGAAGGCCCGGCCTGGGGCAACTCCCTGTTCGAGGACGCCGCCGAGTTCGGCTTCGGCATCGAGATGGCCGTGGACCAGCGCCGCGTCCATCTGGTCAACCTGATCAAGGAAGCCACCAAAGCAGAGACCGGCGCGCTCAAGACCAAGCTCAACAAGTGGGTCAAGGTCAAGGACGATCCCGAGGAGTCCAAGAAGGCCGGCGAGGCCCTGAAAAAGGCCCTCAAGGGCACGCGCAAGACGCTGCTCAGGGAAATCGCGTCCATGTCCGACCTGTTCACCAAGCCCTCCATCTGGGTCTTCGGCGGCGACGGCTGGGCCTACGACATCGGTTACGGCGGCCTGGACCACGTCATTGCCTCCGGCAAGGACATCAACATCCTGGTCATGGATACCGAAGTCTACTCCAACACCGGCGGCCAGTCCTCCAAGGCCACGCCGCTGGGCTCCATCGCCAAGTTCGCCGCTGCGGGCAAGACCACGGGCAAGAAGGACCTGGGTCGCATGGCCATGACCTACGGCTACGTGTACGTGGCCTCGGTGGCCATGGGCGCCAACAAGAACCAGTTCCTCAAGGCGATCAAGGAGGCCGAGGCCTACCCCGGCCCGTCCATCGTCATCGCCTACGCCCCGTGCATCAACCAGGGCATCAAGAAGGGCATGGGCAAGACCCAGTTCGAACAGAAGCTGGCCGTTGATTCCGGCTACTGGCCGCTCTACCGCTTCAACCCCGAGCTGGCCGACGCGGGCCAGAACCCGTTCGTCCTGGAATCCAAGGCCCCGGACGGCACCCTGCAGGAGTTCCTGTCCGGCGAAAACCGCTACGCCATGCTGGAACGGTTCTACCCCGAGTTCTCCAAAGAGTACCGGGCCAAGATCGAGCAGGACTTCAACAAGCGCTACGAAAACCTCAAGCACATGGCCGAAGGCGGCTGCGAAGAGAAGAAGTAG
- a CDS encoding MBL fold metallo-hydrolase, which yields MYFKQITTPGLGCFSYVIGCPAAGEMIVVDPKRDVQDYLDISREEGMKIVHVIDTHVHADHVSGAQELKSHTGADIMVYETSPVSYEFTPLKEGQKLTVGNAALEVLHTPGHTPDALSLLVTDLTRGDEPWMLLTGDVLFVNDIGRPDLVGGAKLDEQIQNLWNTLYVKFKQYPDSLEVFPAHGAGSLCGRGMSSKPSSTLGFERRHNAMLGFDSFEAFHLAMSQDFPARPKSFTHIISTNAGGAPLLERCPMDLAMDPYKFEEKMQDGAVVIDVRDAAAFAGYHIPGSLNIGFEASLANWVGMTVEPDADILLVVDSRDDYDRMRTELHRIGYDRIYGYLSGGIQAWVYSGRPVDRLTVDSAQDLQNIQAEGKPISLIDVRTPGEWSSGRIPGAKHVPLADILAGKYDLDENAHHLLYCAAGYRSNIAASYLQKHGYWDVHSLAGGYQAWNRAGYSTER from the coding sequence ATGTATTTCAAACAGATCACCACTCCCGGACTCGGTTGTTTCTCCTATGTCATCGGCTGCCCCGCCGCCGGTGAAATGATCGTCGTAGACCCCAAGCGCGACGTTCAGGATTACCTCGATATATCCCGCGAGGAAGGCATGAAGATAGTGCACGTCATCGACACGCACGTGCACGCCGACCACGTGTCCGGAGCCCAAGAACTCAAGTCCCATACCGGGGCCGACATCATGGTCTATGAGACCTCCCCGGTTTCGTACGAGTTCACCCCCCTCAAGGAAGGACAGAAGCTGACCGTGGGCAACGCGGCCCTGGAGGTCCTGCACACCCCCGGACACACCCCTGACGCCCTGTCGCTCCTGGTCACGGACCTGACGCGCGGCGACGAGCCCTGGATGCTGCTCACGGGCGACGTCCTGTTCGTCAACGACATCGGCCGTCCCGACCTGGTGGGCGGGGCCAAGCTGGACGAGCAGATCCAGAACCTCTGGAACACCCTGTACGTCAAATTCAAGCAATACCCGGACAGCCTGGAAGTCTTCCCGGCCCACGGCGCCGGTTCCCTGTGCGGACGCGGCATGAGCTCCAAACCCAGCTCCACCCTCGGGTTCGAGCGCCGCCACAACGCCATGCTCGGGTTCGACTCCTTCGAGGCCTTCCACCTGGCCATGAGCCAGGACTTCCCTGCCCGGCCCAAATCCTTCACCCACATCATCTCCACCAACGCGGGCGGCGCGCCGCTGCTGGAACGCTGCCCCATGGATCTGGCCATGGACCCTTACAAGTTCGAGGAAAAGATGCAGGACGGAGCCGTGGTCATCGACGTGCGAGACGCCGCAGCCTTTGCGGGCTATCACATCCCCGGCTCCCTGAACATCGGCTTCGAGGCGAGCCTGGCCAACTGGGTGGGCATGACCGTGGAGCCGGACGCCGACATCCTGCTGGTGGTCGATTCCAGGGACGATTACGACCGCATGCGCACGGAACTGCACCGGATCGGCTATGACCGCATCTACGGCTACCTGTCCGGCGGCATCCAGGCCTGGGTCTACAGCGGACGCCCCGTGGACCGGCTGACCGTGGACTCCGCCCAGGACCTGCAGAACATTCAGGCCGAAGGCAAGCCGATCAGCCTGATCGACGTGCGCACCCCCGGCGAATGGTCCTCCGGCAGAATCCCCGGCGCGAAGCACGTCCCCCTGGCCGATATCCTGGCCGGGAAATACGACCTGGACGAAAACGCGCACCATCTTCTGTATTGCGCGGCCGGATACCGCTCCAACATTGCGGCATCCTACCTGCAGAAACACGGCTACTGGGACGTGCACAGCCTGGCGGGCGGCTATCAGGCCTGGAACCGCGCAGGCTATTCCACGGAACGATAG
- a CDS encoding iron-containing alcohol dehydrogenase, with amino-acid sequence MLNFQYFMPTRIVFGPDTLDTLGDTPHLPRGNKAMIVIGKSGAMVKNGYLSRVQSLLAKQDVQTIVYDKVVPNPESDQVDEAAAICRENGVKFVVGLGGGSTIDSAKSIATMATNPGKYWDYMQSGTGGGQTPANDALPIVAIPTTAGTGTEADPWTVITKSGTDAREKVGWGNDATFPALSIVDPKLMLSVPPRQTAYTGMDAFFHATEAYLATCRQPASDMLALEAVHLIAHTLPQAVAEPDNLEARTIMAWACTAAGLCESYSSCISHHSLEHALSAFHPHLPHGAGLVLISKAYFGFLAAHGEERLGDLALAMGDTLEENLEEEVSGVAFLDALDNLITGVGLADEKLSDYGVTREEIPALAENALTVMGALFDITPVQMSIEDVIAIYEAAYS; translated from the coding sequence ATGCTCAATTTCCAATATTTCATGCCCACCCGGATCGTCTTCGGTCCGGACACCCTGGACACCCTCGGTGACACTCCCCACCTGCCGCGCGGCAACAAGGCCATGATCGTCATCGGCAAGTCCGGGGCCATGGTCAAGAACGGCTACCTGTCCCGCGTCCAGTCCCTGCTGGCCAAACAGGACGTGCAGACCATCGTCTACGACAAGGTCGTGCCCAATCCCGAGTCCGATCAGGTGGACGAGGCCGCAGCCATCTGCCGCGAAAACGGCGTGAAGTTCGTGGTCGGGCTGGGCGGCGGCTCAACCATCGACTCGGCCAAATCCATCGCCACCATGGCCACCAACCCCGGCAAGTACTGGGACTACATGCAGTCCGGCACCGGCGGCGGGCAGACTCCCGCCAACGACGCCCTGCCCATCGTGGCCATCCCCACCACAGCCGGGACCGGCACCGAGGCCGACCCGTGGACCGTGATCACCAAATCCGGCACTGACGCGCGGGAAAAGGTCGGCTGGGGCAATGACGCCACCTTCCCGGCCCTGTCCATCGTGGACCCCAAGCTGATGCTCTCCGTTCCGCCCAGGCAGACCGCCTACACGGGCATGGACGCCTTCTTCCACGCCACCGAGGCGTATCTGGCAACCTGCCGCCAGCCCGCCAGCGACATGCTCGCCCTGGAGGCCGTCCACCTCATCGCCCACACCCTGCCCCAGGCCGTGGCAGAGCCCGACAACCTCGAAGCGCGCACCATCATGGCCTGGGCCTGCACCGCAGCCGGGTTGTGCGAATCCTATTCCTCCTGCATCTCCCATCACTCCCTGGAACACGCCCTGTCCGCCTTCCATCCCCATCTGCCCCACGGCGCGGGGCTGGTGCTCATCTCCAAGGCGTACTTCGGCTTCCTGGCCGCCCACGGCGAAGAGCGCCTCGGCGACCTCGCGCTGGCCATGGGCGACACCCTGGAGGAAAACCTGGAAGAGGAAGTTTCCGGCGTGGCCTTCCTGGACGCCCTGGACAATCTGATCACCGGCGTCGGCCTGGCCGACGAAAAGCTGTCCGACTACGGCGTGACGCGCGAGGAGATTCCGGCCCTGGCCGAAAACGCCCTGACCGTCATGGGCGCCCTGTTCGACATCACCCCGGTCCAGATGTCCATCGAGGACGTCATCGCCATCTACGAGGCCGCATACTCCTAG
- a CDS encoding protein-disulfide reductase DsbD family protein encodes MEVVIEGFSVPSGTLGDDSAEAVVVTVTLNMEKDWYTYTNVTGELGKPTRLKATAADGARLAVFYPEGTDKPDPFEPDTMTKAYKSGTRLFALVPRGTVEPFPVNMRLDLLLCHPTKCVPARLKLTYKGTDTPASLPDASAQPWWDTFSSLARAHQAAAVKPPSAAATGEMQAAVIEWKFEPTYLQPGLEVRSLISALLMGLLAGLILNVMPCVLPVVSLKLTSLLGAADGKHKSDQYHAFREHNVFFVLGVLTFFLILAVVLGATGKAWGALFQYRWLVLTLAGIMAALGASLFGLFHLPVIDLKFGANQTTPRRQAFFTGMLTTLLATPCSGPFLGGVLGWALIQGPLVIATVFISIGVGMSSPYLLLIFNPKLARFLPKSGPWIEFVEKGIGFFLLGTAFYLVSIAYGTWTLRFLAPLWVVLTGGWLWSRTSATGASTRWTVRLATLALLAASVMWTTPAPLQENPWEDFDPVTLNQALGKDTLFLDFTADWCPTCKVLEATVMTDENVTRWKNEHAIRFIKVDMTERDAEAEALLLALGSRSIPTAALFTKSDPGKPLVLRDLYTVKQVENILNTP; translated from the coding sequence ATGGAGGTCGTGATCGAAGGGTTTTCCGTGCCTTCCGGAACCCTGGGCGACGACTCGGCGGAAGCCGTGGTCGTGACCGTGACCCTGAACATGGAAAAGGACTGGTACACCTACACCAACGTCACCGGCGAACTGGGCAAACCCACCCGGCTCAAGGCGACTGCGGCGGACGGCGCGAGGCTGGCCGTCTTCTATCCCGAAGGCACGGACAAGCCCGACCCCTTTGAACCGGATACCATGACCAAGGCCTACAAGAGCGGCACGAGGCTGTTTGCGCTTGTCCCGCGCGGCACGGTCGAACCGTTCCCGGTGAACATGAGGCTGGACCTGCTGCTGTGCCATCCCACCAAGTGTGTCCCGGCCCGGCTGAAACTGACCTACAAGGGGACCGATACCCCGGCCTCCCTCCCCGACGCCTCGGCCCAGCCCTGGTGGGACACCTTCAGCTCCCTCGCCCGCGCGCACCAGGCCGCAGCCGTAAAGCCGCCTTCAGCCGCCGCCACGGGGGAGATGCAGGCGGCCGTCATCGAATGGAAATTCGAGCCCACCTATCTCCAACCCGGCCTGGAGGTGCGCAGCCTGATCTCCGCCCTGCTCATGGGGCTGCTGGCCGGACTCATCCTGAACGTCATGCCGTGCGTGCTGCCCGTGGTCAGCCTCAAGCTCACGTCCCTGCTCGGTGCCGCCGACGGCAAGCACAAGAGCGACCAGTACCACGCCTTCCGCGAGCACAACGTCTTTTTCGTGCTCGGCGTGCTCACCTTCTTCCTCATCCTGGCCGTGGTCCTCGGAGCCACGGGCAAGGCCTGGGGCGCGCTCTTCCAGTACCGCTGGCTGGTACTCACCCTGGCCGGGATCATGGCCGCCCTGGGCGCATCCCTGTTCGGCCTGTTCCACCTGCCGGTCATCGACCTCAAGTTCGGCGCGAACCAGACCACCCCGCGCAGGCAGGCGTTCTTCACCGGCATGCTGACCACCCTGCTGGCCACACCGTGCTCCGGCCCGTTCCTGGGCGGCGTGCTCGGCTGGGCGCTCATCCAGGGGCCGCTGGTCATCGCCACGGTCTTCATTTCCATCGGCGTGGGCATGTCCTCGCCCTACCTGCTGCTCATCTTCAACCCGAAGCTGGCCCGCTTCCTGCCCAAGTCCGGGCCGTGGATCGAGTTTGTGGAAAAGGGCATCGGATTCTTCCTGCTTGGCACGGCCTTCTATCTCGTGTCCATCGCCTACGGCACCTGGACCCTGCGTTTCCTGGCCCCGCTGTGGGTGGTGCTGACCGGCGGCTGGCTCTGGTCCCGCACCAGTGCGACCGGCGCGTCCACCCGCTGGACGGTCCGGCTGGCGACGCTGGCCCTGCTGGCGGCATCCGTCATGTGGACCACCCCTGCCCCGCTCCAGGAAAACCCGTGGGAGGATTTCGACCCCGTGACGCTCAACCAGGCCCTGGGCAAGGACACCCTGTTCCTGGATTTCACCGCCGACTGGTGCCCCACCTGCAAGGTGCTGGAGGCCACGGTCATGACCGATGAAAACGTGACCCGCTGGAAAAACGAGCACGCCATCCGCTTCATAAAGGTGGACATGACCGAACGCGACGCCGAGGCCGAAGCCCTGCTCCTGGCCCTTGGCAGCCGGTCCATCCCCACCGCAGCCCTGTTCACCAAAAGCGACCCCGGAAAGCCGCTTGTCCTGCGCGACCTGTACACGGTCAAGCAGGTTGAAAATATCCTGAATACGCCTTAG
- a CDS encoding DUF3750 domain-containing protein, with amino-acid sequence MRKAWLSALILLCLAGCGPNDWRTASRESAGIAPDPALTPEAVIHVYSAPAWGWRGWFAVHTWIATKKADDGSYTVYEVIGWRQNRGLPVVRIERDVPDRYWFGERPRLLAEYRGPAVEQLVEKVDRAAKSYPWGDTYKAFPGPNSNTFTAWVLQQIPELDVKLPFSAIGSGFAG; translated from the coding sequence ATGAGAAAAGCATGGCTGAGCGCCCTGATCCTGCTTTGCCTGGCCGGCTGCGGCCCCAACGACTGGCGAACCGCCAGCAGGGAGTCGGCCGGCATAGCGCCCGACCCGGCCCTGACGCCCGAGGCCGTGATCCATGTCTATTCCGCCCCGGCCTGGGGATGGCGGGGATGGTTCGCGGTGCACACCTGGATCGCGACGAAGAAAGCCGACGACGGCAGCTACACCGTCTACGAGGTCATAGGCTGGCGGCAGAACCGGGGCTTGCCCGTGGTGCGCATTGAACGGGACGTGCCCGACCGCTACTGGTTCGGCGAACGGCCCAGGCTGTTGGCCGAATATCGAGGCCCCGCCGTCGAGCAGCTCGTCGAAAAAGTCGATCGGGCCGCAAAGTCCTACCCGTGGGGCGATACGTACAAGGCTTTCCCCGGGCCCAACAGCAACACGTTCACGGCCTGGGTACTGCAACAGATTCCCGAGCTCGACGTGAAATTGCCGTTTTCCGCCATCGGAAGCGGATTCGCAGGCTGA
- a CDS encoding type II toxin-antitoxin system RelE/ParE family toxin: MKDVEWLGDSLENLKTFPRQVCGPVGYALQAVQNGEKPLNAKPLKGKGVSGVFEIVQRHDTNTFRAVYIAKLKNAVYVLHCFQKKSKTGKQTQPKDMDLIKQRLKEARERDKEIEGEKQ, encoded by the coding sequence ATGAAAGACGTGGAATGGCTCGGAGACTCGCTGGAAAACCTGAAAACGTTTCCACGGCAGGTATGCGGTCCTGTCGGTTATGCGCTCCAAGCCGTTCAAAACGGGGAAAAGCCGCTTAACGCCAAACCGCTCAAGGGGAAAGGCGTCAGCGGTGTATTCGAGATCGTGCAACGCCATGACACAAACACGTTCCGCGCGGTCTACATAGCCAAATTGAAGAACGCGGTGTATGTATTGCATTGTTTTCAAAAGAAATCGAAGACCGGCAAACAGACGCAACCCAAGGACATGGACCTCATCAAACAACGCCTCAAGGAAGCCCGTGAACGGGACAAGGAAATTGAGGGGGAAAAACAATGA
- a CDS encoding helix-turn-helix domain-containing protein — protein sequence MNKKRITKSSGNVFADMGLPDAEEMSLKAQLVINLQRLMKLHSLTQREVAERVGTDQPSISKILRGNLDLVSVEKLLAWHSALDQEVDITIRDKFSRRANPKNKQGKVSVQACFCPA from the coding sequence ATGAACAAGAAACGGATCACCAAAAGCTCCGGCAATGTCTTCGCGGACATGGGGCTTCCCGATGCCGAGGAAATGTCCCTCAAAGCACAACTCGTCATCAACCTGCAACGGCTGATGAAGCTGCATTCCCTGACCCAAAGGGAAGTGGCCGAACGTGTCGGGACCGACCAGCCTTCCATCTCCAAAATACTGCGCGGCAACCTCGATCTGGTGTCCGTCGAGAAACTGCTTGCCTGGCACTCCGCGCTCGACCAGGAAGTGGACATAACCATCAGGGACAAATTCTCGCGCCGGGCAAACCCCAAGAACAAGCAGGGAAAGGTTTCTGTACAAGCCTGCTTCTGCCCTGCGTAG